In a single window of the Delftia tsuruhatensis genome:
- a CDS encoding Bug family tripartite tricarboxylate transporter substrate binding protein has translation MKKRHFTRTALACAALLASGLGPLTAQAQPLSGKPIRIVVPFGAGGVADVTSRVVAQKLAAQLGQPVIIDNKPSAGGIVAADTVAKSAPDGHTLFLMSNGSAVTVGLFSQLPFDMVKDFTPISTLGYFDIGVLTASDSRFRNLGELVAWAKAHPGQLNIGSIAIGSTQHLAAELFKTTAGIDAQIVPFNGTPAVVTALRGKQIDAAVEILTPIMGQINSKAVNLLAITGDKRSALLPGVPTAQESGVNGFVASSWNALAAPSKTPPEIIARLNKEIAAAVNSPEVTQKLREMNVQARSSTPEQTAQLLQSEIKRWGDVIVSAKIPKQ, from the coding sequence ATGAAAAAACGCCATTTCACGCGCACCGCCCTGGCCTGCGCGGCCCTGCTGGCATCCGGCCTGGGCCCCCTCACCGCGCAGGCACAGCCCCTGTCCGGCAAACCCATACGCATCGTCGTGCCCTTCGGCGCGGGCGGCGTGGCCGACGTCACCTCGCGCGTGGTCGCCCAGAAGCTGGCCGCCCAGCTGGGCCAGCCCGTCATCATCGACAACAAGCCCAGCGCCGGAGGCATCGTCGCGGCCGATACCGTGGCCAAGTCCGCGCCCGACGGCCATACGCTGTTCCTCATGTCCAACGGCAGCGCCGTCACGGTGGGGCTGTTCAGCCAGCTGCCCTTCGACATGGTCAAGGACTTCACGCCCATCTCCACGCTGGGCTACTTCGACATCGGCGTGCTGACCGCCAGCGATTCGCGCTTCAGGAACCTGGGCGAACTGGTGGCCTGGGCCAAGGCCCACCCCGGCCAGCTCAACATCGGCAGCATCGCCATCGGCAGCACCCAGCACCTGGCCGCCGAGCTGTTCAAGACCACGGCCGGCATCGACGCCCAGATCGTCCCCTTCAACGGCACGCCCGCCGTGGTCACGGCCCTGCGCGGCAAGCAGATCGACGCGGCCGTGGAGATCCTCACGCCCATCATGGGCCAGATCAACTCCAAGGCCGTGAACCTGCTGGCCATCACGGGCGACAAGCGCTCGGCCCTGCTGCCTGGCGTGCCCACGGCCCAGGAATCGGGCGTCAATGGCTTCGTGGCCTCGTCCTGGAACGCCCTGGCCGCACCCTCGAAGACACCGCCCGAGATCATTGCCCGCCTGAACAAGGAGATCGCCGCCGCCGTGAACTCTCCCGAGGTCACGCAAAAGCTGCGCGAGATGAACGTGCAGGCCCGCTCCAGCACGCCCGAGCAGACGGCCCAGCTGCTGCAATCGGAGATCAAGCGCTGGGGCGATGTGATCGTCAGCGCCAAGATCCCCAAGCAATAA
- a CDS encoding Bug family tripartite tricarboxylate transporter substrate binding protein, with the protein MMETSRRHFLAAAAATAAGALPLGARAAAYPDKAVRVIVPFPAGGTTDVVARLTMQKLGELTGQSFVVDNKGGANGVIGTELAARAAPDGYTLLMNTAGAQTLSPVLYKTSYEALASFEPISHLCDVGFVLITRKDLPVGSLQDLVAMARQGKPLSVSSGSSMISLITEQFKKAIGAPSIVNAQYKGTAPQMQAVVAGEVDFSFDSFTSVEMIRTGKVKALAVLLPQRAEVFPQVPTIKEAGVDGMDFSSWSGLLAPKGTPREIVAQLAQQMDKVMQMPDVLAKLKGYSYVPRRGTPEAFARLIEADNERWKRIVMESGFKAE; encoded by the coding sequence ATGATGGAGACTTCTCGCCGCCATTTCCTGGCCGCAGCGGCGGCCACCGCCGCAGGTGCGCTTCCGCTGGGCGCGCGCGCCGCGGCCTACCCTGACAAGGCCGTGCGCGTCATCGTGCCCTTTCCCGCGGGCGGCACCACCGACGTGGTGGCGCGGTTGACCATGCAAAAGCTGGGCGAGCTCACGGGCCAGTCCTTCGTGGTGGACAACAAGGGCGGGGCCAATGGCGTCATCGGTACCGAACTGGCGGCGCGTGCCGCGCCCGACGGCTACACGCTGCTGATGAACACGGCCGGTGCCCAGACGCTGAGTCCCGTGCTCTACAAGACCAGCTACGAGGCGCTGGCCAGCTTCGAGCCCATCAGCCACCTGTGCGATGTGGGCTTCGTGCTCATCACCCGCAAGGACCTGCCGGTAGGCAGCCTGCAGGATCTGGTGGCCATGGCACGGCAGGGCAAGCCGCTGAGCGTGTCCTCGGGCAGCAGCATGATTTCGCTGATCACCGAGCAGTTCAAGAAGGCCATTGGCGCGCCCTCCATCGTCAATGCCCAGTACAAGGGCACGGCGCCGCAGATGCAGGCCGTGGTGGCGGGCGAGGTGGACTTCTCCTTCGACTCCTTTACCTCGGTGGAGATGATCCGCACGGGCAAGGTCAAGGCCCTGGCCGTACTGCTGCCCCAGCGTGCCGAGGTCTTCCCCCAGGTGCCCACCATCAAGGAAGCGGGCGTGGACGGCATGGACTTCAGCTCCTGGTCCGGGCTGCTGGCGCCCAAGGGAACGCCCCGGGAGATCGTGGCCCAGCTGGCCCAGCAGATGGACAAGGTCATGCAGATGCCCGATGTGCTGGCCAAGCTCAAGGGCTACAGCTATGTGCCGCGCCGCGGCACGCCCGAGGCGTTCGCGCGCCTGATCGAAGCGGACAACGAGCGGTGGAAGCGCATCGTCATGGAATCCGGCTTCAAGGCCGAGTGA
- a CDS encoding protein-disulfide reductase DsbD family protein: MPSNLFHRLGGPQRLAFWFLALILMAAGAFSTGAGAQIRLKSSSAPGATVETPRVRAELVAQAPEGVQPGQTLWLGLLLEHQPEWHTYWKNAGDSGLATELSWQLPAGLAAGAVQWPVPEALRVGPLVNYGYEGRVLLPVPVQVAADFKPPASGMLDLRLHASWLICRVECIPEEGDFQLQLPVQGSTAGQSQDFLQAWALKPQPLAPQAQARVLVAENAGAGVEGKTPAERVQLRLEGLPDALQGRTLDFYPESSDTFHHAAELGKDWQQHWDGAAWVAELPLSEMRGETPAMLPVVVALPPAERAAALEQGRSVAWRAEARVEGRWTAAAMASVSPALAAALAANQASAPATSATSLWMALLGGLVGGLILNLMPCVFPVLAIKVLGFARHGQDRRAQRLGGLAYTAGVVLSFLALGGLLLALRAAGEQLGWGFQLQSPAIVALLAALFTLLGLNLAGMFEFGSMLPGSWAAAHARHPVADAFLSGVLAVAIASPCTAPFMGASLGFAIDMPAPQALTVFAALGLGMALPYLLASFVPAVVRWLPRPGAWMDTFRRAMAFPMFATVVWLVWVLGHQSGMDAAAALLALLLAFSALVWTLTLQGRTRAVLATLVVALSGALLATALPLITTPARAEGSPAQAASGERWQPWSATRVAELQAQGKPVFVDYTAAWCVTCQVNKRTTLSHEEVLAAFDRHGVALLRADWTRRDPAITAALQQLGRSGVPVYVLHAPGKPPVVLSELLSRGEVLQALDTL, translated from the coding sequence ATGCCATCCAACTTGTTTCATCGACTCGGCGGCCCACAGCGCCTCGCCTTCTGGTTTCTTGCCCTGATCCTGATGGCGGCCGGCGCCTTTTCCACTGGCGCCGGCGCACAGATCCGCCTGAAATCGTCCAGCGCCCCCGGCGCCACCGTGGAGACGCCGCGCGTGCGTGCCGAGCTCGTGGCCCAGGCGCCCGAAGGCGTGCAACCGGGCCAGACGCTGTGGCTGGGCCTGCTGCTGGAGCACCAGCCCGAATGGCATACCTACTGGAAGAATGCCGGCGACTCGGGCCTGGCCACGGAACTGTCCTGGCAACTGCCCGCGGGCCTGGCGGCCGGTGCCGTGCAATGGCCCGTGCCCGAGGCGCTGCGCGTGGGCCCGCTGGTCAACTACGGCTACGAAGGCCGGGTGCTGCTGCCCGTGCCCGTGCAGGTGGCCGCCGATTTCAAGCCACCGGCCTCGGGCATGCTGGACCTGCGGCTGCACGCCAGCTGGCTGATCTGCCGCGTGGAATGCATCCCGGAGGAAGGCGACTTCCAGCTGCAATTGCCCGTGCAGGGCAGCACGGCGGGACAGTCCCAGGACTTCCTCCAGGCCTGGGCACTCAAGCCGCAGCCTCTGGCTCCACAGGCCCAGGCCCGGGTGCTGGTGGCCGAAAATGCGGGAGCCGGTGTCGAGGGCAAGACACCCGCCGAACGCGTGCAGCTGCGACTCGAAGGCCTGCCCGATGCGCTGCAGGGCCGGACACTGGACTTCTATCCAGAGTCATCCGACACCTTCCACCACGCCGCCGAGCTGGGCAAGGACTGGCAGCAGCATTGGGACGGTGCTGCCTGGGTGGCCGAGCTGCCGCTGTCCGAGATGCGCGGTGAGACACCGGCCATGCTGCCCGTGGTGGTCGCCCTGCCACCCGCAGAACGCGCTGCAGCACTGGAGCAGGGCCGCAGCGTGGCCTGGCGTGCCGAAGCCAGGGTCGAGGGCCGCTGGACGGCCGCCGCCATGGCCAGTGTTTCGCCGGCCCTGGCGGCAGCGCTGGCCGCCAACCAGGCATCCGCGCCGGCCACCAGCGCCACCAGCCTCTGGATGGCCCTGCTTGGCGGACTGGTCGGCGGCCTGATCCTCAATCTCATGCCCTGCGTCTTCCCTGTGCTGGCCATCAAGGTGCTGGGCTTCGCGCGCCATGGCCAGGACCGCCGCGCCCAGCGCCTGGGCGGGCTGGCCTATACGGCCGGCGTGGTCCTGTCCTTCCTGGCCCTGGGCGGCCTGCTGCTGGCGCTGCGCGCGGCCGGCGAACAGTTGGGCTGGGGATTTCAGCTGCAATCGCCGGCCATCGTGGCCCTGCTGGCCGCGCTGTTCACCCTGCTGGGCCTGAATCTGGCCGGCATGTTCGAGTTCGGCTCCATGCTGCCCGGCAGCTGGGCCGCCGCCCACGCCCGCCACCCCGTGGCCGATGCCTTCCTGTCGGGCGTGCTGGCCGTGGCGATTGCCTCCCCCTGCACGGCGCCCTTCATGGGCGCCTCGCTGGGCTTTGCCATCGACATGCCGGCACCACAGGCGCTCACGGTGTTCGCGGCCCTGGGCCTGGGCATGGCCCTGCCCTATCTGCTGGCCAGCTTCGTGCCGGCCGTGGTGCGCTGGCTGCCGCGCCCCGGTGCCTGGATGGACACCTTCCGCCGCGCCATGGCCTTCCCCATGTTCGCCACCGTGGTCTGGCTGGTCTGGGTGCTCGGGCACCAAAGCGGCATGGACGCGGCCGCCGCGCTGCTGGCCCTGCTGCTGGCCTTCAGCGCACTGGTCTGGACGCTGACGCTCCAGGGCCGCACGCGCGCCGTGCTGGCCACGCTGGTGGTGGCGCTGTCGGGCGCACTGCTGGCCACGGCCCTGCCATTGATCACCACGCCGGCCCGGGCCGAGGGCTCGCCCGCCCAGGCGGCTTCCGGCGAGCGCTGGCAGCCCTGGTCGGCCACGCGCGTGGCCGAACTCCAGGCCCAGGGCAAGCCCGTGTTCGTGGACTACACCGCTGCCTGGTGCGTGACCTGCCAGGTCAACAAGCGCACCACGCTCAGCCATGAAGAAGTGCTGGCCGCCTTCGACCGCCATGGCGTGGCCCTGTTGCGGGCCGACTGGACGCGGCGCGATCCCGCCATCACCGCCGCCCTGCAGCAGCTGGGCCGCAGCGGCGTGCCGGTCTATGTGCTCCATGCGCCGGGCAAGCCCCCGGTCGTGCTCAGCGAATTGCTGTCCAGGGGCGAAGTTCTGCAGGCGCTGGACACGCTCTGA
- a CDS encoding creatininase family protein has product MPSSTPPQTSLDAWPSRWWAEVSARDFALAQAGLAAQTVAVLPVAAVEQHGPHLPLCVDARLLQGVIDAALPLLPADLPVLFLPPQNIGFSVEHQSFAGTLTLTPATLIALWTELGACVARAGIRRLLLLNGHGGQVSMMDVVARELRMRHGLLVYSSSWFGLVDDAANAQFSVHEHRFGIHGGEVETSMMLHLAPGTVRMEHARDFHSTSEDRAQRHALLGNGRSAKMGWAIEDYNVCGAVGNAAGATAERGAAMVQASARGLVQLLGEMHALAPDTVGRAPQPL; this is encoded by the coding sequence ATGCCAAGCTCCACGCCCCCACAGACGTCCCTCGATGCATGGCCCTCGCGCTGGTGGGCCGAGGTGTCGGCCCGTGATTTCGCGCTGGCCCAGGCCGGGCTGGCGGCCCAGACCGTGGCCGTGTTGCCCGTGGCTGCCGTGGAGCAGCACGGGCCGCACCTGCCTTTGTGCGTCGATGCGCGCCTGCTGCAGGGCGTGATCGATGCTGCGCTGCCCCTGCTGCCGGCCGATCTGCCCGTGCTGTTCCTGCCGCCGCAGAACATCGGCTTCAGCGTGGAGCACCAGTCGTTCGCGGGCACGCTCACGTTGACACCGGCCACCCTGATCGCGCTGTGGACCGAGCTGGGCGCCTGCGTGGCGCGCGCCGGCATCCGCCGGCTGCTGCTGCTCAACGGCCATGGCGGCCAGGTCAGCATGATGGACGTCGTTGCGCGCGAGCTGCGCATGCGCCATGGCCTGCTGGTCTACAGCAGCAGCTGGTTCGGGCTGGTGGACGATGCGGCCAATGCGCAGTTCAGCGTGCACGAGCACCGCTTCGGCATCCATGGCGGCGAGGTCGAGACCTCGATGATGCTGCACCTGGCGCCAGGGACCGTGCGCATGGAGCATGCGCGGGACTTTCATTCCACTTCGGAGGATAGGGCGCAGCGGCATGCCTTGTTGGGCAATGGGCGCAGCGCCAAGATGGGCTGGGCCATCGAGGACTACAACGTGTGCGGGGCGGTGGGGAATGCGGCAGGGGCCACGGCCGAGCGGGGGGCGGCCATGGTGCAGGCGTCGGCGCGGGGGCTGGTGCAGCTGCTGGGCGAGATGCATGCGCTGGCGCCAGACACCGTCGGCCGGGCGCCGCAGCCCCTCTGA
- a CDS encoding histidine phosphatase family protein — protein sequence MGTLYLVRHGQASFGADDYDQLSERGRAQSQRLGAYWRERGLRFDAVYTGTLRRHAQTLAGIREGLGGLDLPVHEEAGLNEYDSGALLQAIHPAPLPRPDTPELYRHHFRLLCDALAQWMAGTISPQGMPSWEDFSGGVRQVLERVRHAHADEDVLLVSSGGPISTAVGHVLGTSPEVTIALNMRIRNSAVTEFSTSPKRLMLQTFNTLNHLDTDEHRSWITHA from the coding sequence ATGGGAACCCTCTACCTTGTGCGCCATGGCCAGGCCTCGTTTGGCGCCGACGACTACGACCAGCTCAGCGAGCGCGGCAGGGCGCAGTCGCAGCGCCTGGGCGCCTACTGGCGCGAGCGCGGCCTGCGCTTCGATGCGGTCTACACGGGCACGCTGCGCCGCCACGCCCAGACTCTGGCCGGTATCCGCGAAGGCCTGGGAGGCCTGGACCTGCCCGTGCACGAGGAAGCAGGGCTGAACGAATACGACAGCGGCGCGCTGCTGCAGGCCATCCACCCGGCCCCCCTGCCCAGGCCCGACACGCCCGAGCTGTACCGCCACCATTTCCGCCTGCTGTGCGATGCGCTGGCCCAGTGGATGGCAGGCACCATCAGCCCCCAGGGCATGCCCAGCTGGGAGGATTTCTCGGGTGGCGTGCGCCAGGTGCTGGAGCGGGTACGCCACGCGCATGCCGACGAAGACGTGCTGCTGGTCAGCAGTGGCGGCCCCATCTCCACGGCGGTGGGCCATGTGCTGGGCACCTCGCCCGAAGTCACCATCGCGCTGAACATGCGCATCCGCAACAGCGCCGTGACCGAGTTCTCGACCAGCCCCAAGCGGCTGATGCTGCAGACCTTCAATACGCTCAACCACCTGGACACGGACGAGCACCGCAGCTGGATCACGCACGCCTGA